The DNA window CACGAGTGCGCGGAAGTCTTGGAGATGGGACTCATCTTCGTCGTACAGCTTGGCGATCCACTCGTCCGTGGTGAATCGCATGGCCGGAAGCGTTCGTTCCAACTCCTGGGCGTACGTCGTCTTGCCAGAGCCGATGTAGCCATAGATGAGATGTGCCGTGGGCATCCGCCGAGTGTAGGGCGAGGCATCCTCGTCTCTTGCCGTGTGCCAGATGATGCCCGCGTCACAACATGGATGTCAGTCGGTCCGAGAAGGCCGGGTTCTGCCCTCGGCCGGGCCGGGGCGGACCAGTCGGCGACGGTACTGTCATTCGGACCTGGCAGCCCGCGTGTCGAGCACGCCGGCCGGCGTCGGCTTGAAGCCACACGGCGAGTAGAACGATGTCATCAGCACCTCGTCGGCATCCACGTGGAGATAGCCCCGGCAATCCGCGGCGGGCTCCCGCACGAGCCGCCACCCGATCCCGCGATGACGCCACTCCGGGTGAACCGTTGTGTCGAGCAGGAAGAAGTGGATCCCACCATCCCAGGCAACGTTCACGAAGCCGACGAGCGCCGCGGGTGCGTGGGCAGTCACCCAGGTGAAGCTCTGTTCTAAGACCGACCGATAGCCATCCTTGCGCCCGTCAGGCCACGACGCCTCGAACAACCGCTGCAGCTCGTCCTCATCCAACGGTTCGCGATGCCTGAACTCGACGGACACGCCCCGCCCAGGTCCCACGGCGCCCACCTCATGATCAGCGATTCAACGAAGAGTACCGTCGTCGATGGGGGCGAGCGCGGGGTGCCGTCCTCCTCGCATGCCACTGTCCGGCCGCTGTGGCGCGCTTCAAGGGCGCCGATGGCGTCACTTCGTGATCTTCGACCCTAATGACTCGCTCCACTCCGGCCTATCGATGGCTAGTTGCGAGGACGACGGCAAGGAGTGGTCGACGGCAATCTCACGACGTTGATGCCACCTCCGTGCCCTCACCTGCAACAACGTCGGTCGCGATCTGCAAGGCCAAAATCCAACGATCCGATTTGAGGGTATATATTGACATGACCAGCCTCCTCGAGCGAGGGGACCCTCTGCTCTTCGCGACCAGAACCCCACAGTTTGATGGGACATGGTGGATGGGCCGGGCTATTGAATGAAGGTGCCCTTCATTCAATAGGTGCGGCGGTCCGGCTGGTGTCGAGGTGGCCCGTGGTGCTGGTGGGGCGAGCTCTGGCTGGGTCGGGGGCACCCTGGTCCGGACCTATGGGACGAGGGTGCCCCCGACCCAACCCGATGAGGCGCGTTCATGGCCCTAGGAGCAGCTCCTCACTGAACGTCACAGCGGGGCGCCGGATTCGGTCACTCTCCGGTACATCCGTTGCCGAATCGGTATCTCGTTCGATCGTCTGGCCGGGCTGGCGCGGCATAAGGTGACGGCCAGGCGCGCCCGGGGAGGAAGGCGGCGACCGATGGATGTGACGCGTTGGGTCCGCGGCACGGGCCGTCGGTGGTTGTTGCCGGCTGGCATCGTCGCGTTGCTGGCGGTCGCCGCGATCGGGATCGCGTCGCGCGAACAGATCGCGCTGCCGGACGACCGGCTCGACCGCAGCCAGCTCGCCGCCGCGCTCATCGTCATCCTCTGTGCCGCGGCCGCCGGCTTCGTGATCCTGTTGCTGATGAGCAAGGGCGACAAGGGCGCCAGCCGCGAACGCAAGCGGGAGAGCTTCTTCACCTCGATGCTCCGGATGGCCATCATCTTCGGCCTGATCTACGTGATCATCATCAATTGGGACCGCCTCGGCCAGCAACCGACGAAGTACGAACCGGCCGGGTCGGCGCCCACGGGTGGTCCTGGGCAGGGCCCCGATCTCCCGTTCTGGTCCTGGCCGGTCGCGATCGTCACGCTGCTGTTCATCGCCGCGATCACGGTCTTCGTCGTCCTCGCGGCCCGCCGCGCCCCCACGCCCACCGGCGTCCAGCAGCAGCGGAACGAGGCGGCCGAGCAGATCAGGGCCGTCCTCGCCGAAGGCCGCGCGATGCTCGCCGGAAGCGGCGACGCCCGCGACCGCGTGCTGCGGGCGTACGCGGCGATGGAGAACGCGCTCGCTAACGCCGGCGTCGCCAAACGCATCGCCGACACCCCGGCGGAGCTGCTCGCGCGAGCGTCCGTGGGCGACCTGTTCGGGCCGCGGGCGAGCCACGCCGCCGAACGGCTGGCCGAACTGTTCCGCGAAGCGCGCTTCTCCGAACGCCCGCTCGCCGACAGCGCACCCGACGACGCCGCGACCGCGCTGCGCAGTCTCGAGGACGACCTCGGCGAACGGGTCCCGCAACGGTGAGCCGGCTACGTGTCCTGGCCTTCGGGCTGCTCATCGCCGCGGCGGTCCTCAAGGGGGTCGCCGGGCTGCTGCTCGGCCTCACCGTCGTGCTCGCCACCGAGCTGCTCATCCTGCGGTTGCAACTGACCGATGGCCAACCAGGCAACACGAATCTGCGCTGGCCGTGGCGTCGCAAGAAGATCCGGGTGCCGTTCCCGTCGTACGAACGCATCGCCGGCGACCTGTCCTGGGCGCACTACTCGGTCCGCGACTTCGACCACGGCCTGCGCCGACGACTGCTCCGGGCGCTCGAGGTCCGCCTCAGCGACGGGAGCGGCATCGACCTCGCCAAGCAGCCCGACCGGGCGAGAGCGCTGCTCGGCGAGCACGCCTGGTCGGTCCTCCGCCCCGGAGAGCCCGCGCGCGACGACCGCGGCGAACCCGGCTACGAGCTCCGCGCGTTGGACGACGTCGTCCGTGCGATCGAGTCACTACCCAGCACCACGAGCGCCGAGAAGGAGCACCCGTGACATTCACCCCGGCGCAGACCAAGGCCCGAGCCGAGGCGGTCATCGACGAGGTCGAACGCGTCGTCGTCGGCAAGCGCGACACCGTCGAGCAGGTCCTGCTCGGCATTCTCGCCGGCGGCCACGTCCTGCTCGAAGACCTTCCCGGGTTGGGTAAAACGCTGCTCGCCCGGTCGTTCGCGCAGATCCTCGGGCTGTCGTTCTCCCGGATCCAGTTCACCCCCGACCTGCTCCCGCAGGACCTCACCGGCGCTTCGATCTACGACCAGAAGACCGGTGAGTTCTCGTTCCGCGAGGGTCCTGTCTTCACGCAGATCCTGCTCGCCGACGAGATCAACCGCACGCCGCCGAAGACCCAAGCGGCGTTGCTCGAAGCGATGGAGGAACGTCAGGTCACCGCCGACGGCGTGACGCGGAAGCTGCCGCAGCCGTTCGCCGTTCTCGCCACCGAGAACCCGATCGAGTACGAGGGCACCTACCCGCTCCCCGAAGCGCAACTGGACCGATTCCTCTTGCGGACAAGGCTCGGTTACCTCCCCGCCGATGCCGAAGCGGACATGGTCCGGCGCCGCATCGCCCGCGGCTCGGCGCCGCCCGTGCTCCGGCAGATCACCACCGCGAACGACGTCGTCGCGATGTCGGAGTCGCTGGAACAGATCGAGGTGCACGACGACCTCGTCGCGTACGTGGTCTCGATCGTCAACGCCACCAGGCATCACCCGAAGGCGATGGTCGGCGCGTCGCCGCGCGGAACGCTCGCGGTCACGCAGCTCGCCCGCGGCGCCGCTGTCCTGGCTGGCCGCGAGTACGTCACGCCCGAGGACATCAAGCGCGTCGCCGTACCAGCGCTCGGGCACCGCCTCGTCCTCCGGCCCGAGCTGTGGGTGCGCCGCGTCTCCGGCGACGACGTCGTCGCCGAGGTGCTCGCCCAGGTCCCCACGCCGCCGACCCGACCCGTGCATGCGGATGAAGCCGCTCGGGTTCGTTGAGCCGCGCTGGCGGGTGAGCCGGTTCGCACGCCGGCTCGCGACCGTCGGGCTGCTCGCCGCCGCGATCGCCGGCATGTCCGGCCGCGCGGAGCTCATCGTTCTCGCCGCTCCCTGTCTGGTGGCGCTCGTCCTCACGTTCCGCACGCCTCGGGTGGAGCGGCTCGACGTCGAGGCGCACATCGACGAGCCGCGGTGCTTCGAGGGTGACCCGATCGAGGTACGCGTTCGGGTCAGTTCGTCCGCTGTGCTTGGGGAAATCGCGCTCGAGCTGGAGGTGCCGGAGACGTTCGACGTCGAGCCGCCGATCCGGCGGACGTCGTTCCGCACGATGTCGCACGAGGCGGTGTGGGTGCTGCGGCCGCGGCGCTGGGGGCGGTGGCCGGTGGGGCCGGTGCGCATCGAGGTGCGGACCGCGACGTTCGGGCATCAGGGCATGGCGAAGATCTCGGTCGGTCAGCTCACGGTGTTCCCGCCGCCGTCGCGGGCTCGCGATGTCGCCGTTCCACCAGCGCTGCTTGCGCGCGTCGGCAGTCACGTCGCGCGCCGGGTCGGGGCGGGCGTGGAGTTCGCGGGCACTCGTCCGTACGCGCCGGGCGACCTGGCGCGGCGGATCAACTGGCCGGTGAGTACGCGGCGACGTGCCTTGTACGTCAACGAGTTCGCCGCCGAACGCGCCGCCGACGTGATCGCGGTCGTCGACACGACCGTGGACGTCGGGCCGTTCCCGACGTCGAGCCTCGACCTCGGCGTCCGTGGCGCGGCCGCCGTCGTGCAGGCGTACCTGCGTTATGCCGACCGCGTCGGGCTCGTCTCGCTCGGCGGGCGGCTTCGCTGGCTCGCGCCCGACGCCGGGACGCGGCAGTACTTCCGCATCGTCGAGACGCTGCTCGCCGCGCGCCTCGACGAGAGCGTCATCGATCCGGACATCGCGCACCTGCCGCGGCAGGCGTTGCCTCCGGGTGCGTTGGTGTTCTTCTTCAGCCCGTTGCTCGATCCGCGCGCGATGGAGGCGATTCGGGACCTGCGCGAACGTGGTCATGC is part of the Tenggerimyces flavus genome and encodes:
- a CDS encoding DUF4129 domain-containing protein: MDVTRWVRGTGRRWLLPAGIVALLAVAAIGIASREQIALPDDRLDRSQLAAALIVILCAAAAGFVILLLMSKGDKGASRERKRESFFTSMLRMAIIFGLIYVIIINWDRLGQQPTKYEPAGSAPTGGPGQGPDLPFWSWPVAIVTLLFIAAITVFVVLAARRAPTPTGVQQQRNEAAEQIRAVLAEGRAMLAGSGDARDRVLRAYAAMENALANAGVAKRIADTPAELLARASVGDLFGPRASHAAERLAELFREARFSERPLADSAPDDAATALRSLEDDLGERVPQR
- a CDS encoding GNAT family N-acetyltransferase; protein product: MDEDELQRLFEASWPDGRKDGYRSVLEQSFTWVTAHAPAALVGFVNVAWDGGIHFFLLDTTVHPEWRHRGIGWRLVREPAADCRGYLHVDADEVLMTSFYSPCGFKPTPAGVLDTRAARSE
- a CDS encoding DUF58 domain-containing protein; translation: MSRFARRLATVGLLAAAIAGMSGRAELIVLAAPCLVALVLTFRTPRVERLDVEAHIDEPRCFEGDPIEVRVRVSSSAVLGEIALELEVPETFDVEPPIRRTSFRTMSHEAVWVLRPRRWGRWPVGPVRIEVRTATFGHQGMAKISVGQLTVFPPPSRARDVAVPPALLARVGSHVARRVGAGVEFAGTRPYAPGDLARRINWPVSTRRRALYVNEFAAERAADVIAVVDTTVDVGPFPTSSLDLGVRGAAAVVQAYLRYADRVGLVSLGGRLRWLAPDAGTRQYFRIVETLLAARLDESVIDPDIAHLPRQALPPGALVFFFSPLLDPRAMEAIRDLRERGHAVVVVDVLTVEPVGKGAADELGLRIWRLEREVLLHGLRALGVTLLKWDEESGVALDRVRLEPLIRVGR
- a CDS encoding AAA family ATPase produces the protein MTFTPAQTKARAEAVIDEVERVVVGKRDTVEQVLLGILAGGHVLLEDLPGLGKTLLARSFAQILGLSFSRIQFTPDLLPQDLTGASIYDQKTGEFSFREGPVFTQILLADEINRTPPKTQAALLEAMEERQVTADGVTRKLPQPFAVLATENPIEYEGTYPLPEAQLDRFLLRTRLGYLPADAEADMVRRRIARGSAPPVLRQITTANDVVAMSESLEQIEVHDDLVAYVVSIVNATRHHPKAMVGASPRGTLAVTQLARGAAVLAGREYVTPEDIKRVAVPALGHRLVLRPELWVRRVSGDDVVAEVLAQVPTPPTRPVHADEAARVR